aaagaaagaaaacagaggtCAATTGGCCTAGTGAGGAGAGCTGAAGCAAAGAGAGCCATTCGGCAATTTTTGTGTGTGagtttcagagagaaaaagacacagagaaagagagtgcTTCAGCTTGAGTGGTGCAGTCCGAATTAAGAGATAGAGAGTGAGAatgtgagagagtgaaaaagaaaaaggagatattttttctttgctcaaGTTACACACAAGAAAGATAAATTGGTGGATTTCTCATGGAGTTTTTGAGTGCTACAACCATGGAGAGTTGAAGTATTCAGAGGAAGATTTTGCTACTGGTTTTGTGGTGAAATTGTATTTACTCCTTGAGATTTATTTGTTGTATATCCAATTTATTGTGGACTCAAGTTGAATTGTCCGAGAAGAAGCAAATAATTATCAGGATTTCCCACTGAGAGACTTATAAATGAGGGACGAATGGAATGTGATTCGAGGAAAGGctcctcctcggatatgatAAAGACAGCTCAAGCACATATTCCAGCAACTAAGGTAACCCTCCAAGAAACTCCAGCATTAGGAACGCGTCTCATGAACAtgcaagaaggaaggaaactcaaaaatatctaagagaaagctgctaccaccgcattaaacgcactacaactacttttctgaccgcatttatatgaaaaagatctctgaacagtgctacctcaACGAATGTAACTCACAAAAAGCCAAAGAGGTTGTTtaatgggacaggtactcaagtaagggcacagatgatcaacaagtgtagaatcaagatggtccaaagagggctatataatgtgaaagacTCTCCATGGAAGAGGGGATAGAAAAATTGTAATCAAATCTGTAACAGAGCTTTAAgcataaaatatttaagaatcagCGTCCTCAGACCAATCCAAGAACATTATTCCTTAATAAACTTCtgttatctttatctttttagcATCAAAACCTGTTTTTCTGTTATTTGGTTCACGTAAGCCCAGTTtcccaacccattctctacaaatttattgttttgggcttaagtCCATATATTTATTGGGCTAGAAGTCTAAAGttggtccttacaattggcgtcgtctgtgggaaggaATACTTGGGTGTTAGCGAGCTCAACGTTCAACCATGGCAAGTTTAGATCTACGGCAAGCAGAATCCATAGGATCCCAACGTCAAAATCCTTTCGTCAACCTCGAGCGGAGAAGGAATCGAGAGGGGAGTGTGCATAGTGCCTAGACCGGAAAAAGCTAGTCACGGGGAAAGGGTCATCTTTCTCAAGAAAAGAATACCAGAGCGCTGCAGCTGGAAGTCGACCAGCTGAAGAGAAAGTTGCGCCATGCACAGCGGAGGCAAGCCTCCTCCAGCCCGGATGCCTCCCTTGACGGTGAAGAGGATGGTAGCTACAGACGAAGGTCAAAGACCCCGCCTAGCGAGtctttctcctacgaagaggagcACCACCACAAGCATAGGCATAAGAGCCCCCTCCGAAAGTGTTTGGGAAACGACGCTATGGGCAAGGCGTTGGATCAAATCTCTAGGTCACCTTTCACGCTAAGAATTGAGCGAGTAAAACTCCCCCGGTGATTTACTCAGCCTGCGTTTACCATGTATAATGGCAAGACAGACCTCATAAAGCATGTGAGCCACTTCAATTAGAGAATGGCCGTTCATTCCAGAGATGAATCCCTGATGTACAAGGTCTTCCCATCCAGCCTAGGACCCATAGCAATAAGATGGTTTGATAGCTTGAAGGCCGATTCCATAAACTCCTTTAAGGAGCTCACCCAGGCATTTGGTTCTCACTTCATCATCAATAGCAAAGTCCCTCGACCCCTATCTTCCCTACTATCCTTGAgtatgagagagggagagactctgaaaatGTTCTCAAACAGATATAGAGAAATGTATAATGAGATGAACAATAACTTTGAAGACATCGCCATCAGTACCTTCAAGAGTGGCATCCCGatcgagcatggcttaaggaagtcCCTAACGGGAAAACCTGTCACTAATTTGCTTCAACTCATGGACTGTATTGACAAGTATAAGGGGGTTGAGGAAGACCAGCAAATGGGTGAAGGaaaggttatccctcaggaaaggagggatttcaggtcggatcgatACAATAATAGCTGGTCACGGAGAGATTTTGGTGGTCAGTCAGGACCTACCAACACTCAGACGGTCAATGCAGTGTTCCAAGAATCGGTGCACCAGGTTCCGAAGAAGGTTAAGAACGAAccgttcttcaaatggccaaacaagatggttGGGAACCCCCTGAGACGAAACCAGAACCTTTATTGCCAGTACTATCAGGACCAAGGGCACACTACAGAGAATTGCAGGAATTTGTGGGACCATTTGGACTAGTTGGTCCAAGAAGGGAAGTTGAAACATCTGTTGCATCACACCAGTAGCTGAAGAGGCCAAAACAAATTCGGAGCCAAGGAGGGATAATCCTTCAAGACCGCCCTTAGGAACGATCAATATTATTTTCGTTGCTCCTGGCAAGACCAGTTCTTGCCCCTTCAGAGTAATGTTCGTAGCTCGGCTTCCCGCCGAGAGCAATGAtccaaagcccaaaagagcaAGTGTGGAAATCCGACTAGTTCTGGGCTTCTCGAACAAGGATAAGATCTGAACCATTCAATCTCACGGtgatgctttggtggtcacaCTCAGGATAGGAGGGTATGATGTAAAGATAGTGTTAGTAGACTAGGGTAGTGCTGTCGAGGTAATGTACCCCGACCTGTACAAGGGGCTGAGATTAAAACCTGAGGACCTGACATCCTATAATTTTCCCTTCTGATTAGTTTCAAGGGGAAGACTATTATTCCAAAGGGTCAAATtagactacccatacagactggaTCAGAAGTGGTGGAGGTAAACTTCATCGTGGTGGATACCTATTCCCCCTACACAGCTATTGTGGCCAAACCTTAGCTCCATGCTCTGGAAGCCGTTTCAACCGCCTtgcaccaaaaagtaaaatacccctTGGGGGGCCGTGTCAAAGAAATTTTGGGAAATCAACCTGTGGCTCAGCAATGCCTTTTGGCCGCCATCTCACGGCAACACGAAACTAGCTCCTCTGCCACTGCCAAAAGggacttatagcaatcaaaaacTCTGGAGTTGCCATCCCATGGACCAGTCGAAGAGCCCAAATGCGAGGATTTGGAAAAATTTGTCATAGGTGGTGATTCGGAGAAGTTCTTTTAGGTCGGGGCTCAACTACCCCTTTAAGAGAAGGAGGAGCTGTTGGTATTCCTCAAAAGAAacattgatgtgtttgcatgggacgcttaTGAAGCTCCAGGGGTGGACCCAGATTTTATCTGCCGTCATTTGAAGGTTAATCCATCCATCATTCCCAAGAAGTAATCGCCTCAGCGCCCATCCAAAGAACATGTAGATGTTGTCAGGGAAGAGGTGATGAAGCTCAAAAAGGTAGGGGCTATCAAGAAGGTCttctaccccgaatggttggccaataccgTAGTGGTGAAGAAAAAGAGTGGGAAGTGGCGAGTATGTGTGGACTTCATGGATTTGAATAAGGCCTGCCCAAAAGATCCCTTCCCTATGTCTCGGATAGACCAATTGGTAGATGCAACAGTAGGCcatcctcgaatgagcttcttaGACGCCTTTCAGGGGTATCATTAGATACCACTCGCCTTGGACGATCAAGAAAAAATAGCATTTGTCACTCCCACTagaaactaccactataaggAAATGTCATTTGGCTTAAAGAATGCAGGGCcaacctatcaaaggatgatgacaagAATGTTTGAATCCCAGTTGGGCAAAAGCATTGAGGTCTACctagatgacatggtggtgaagaataaagtggtgtccgagcacgtcATAAACCTCAGAAGCATCTTTGAAATCCTGAGGAAACATAGGTTGCGCCTAAACgcttccaagtgttcatttggtGTTGGATCAGGCAAGTTCCTGGGATACATGGTGACTCACCAGGGTATTGAGGTCAACCtcgatcaaatcaaagccattaacagttTACAACCACCccggaatcccaaagaggtctaGAAGCTTACCGAAATAGCTGCCGCCTTGAATCGGTTTATTTCTTGGTCGGCGGATAGGTGCAGACCTTTCTTCCTTTTGATGAAAAggtggaaaggatttgaatggactgaAGAGTGTGTGTTGGCtttccaacaacttaaagaatatctatcacggccacctatcatgtctagtcctgaggtggatgaggtccTATTCGCATACATCGTCGTGGCCCCTCACGCTGTATGTTTGGTATTGCTACGAGTTAACAATGGCGTATAACGGCCAGTTTACTACGTAAacaaatcactacatgaggccgaggttcGGTATCTAGCACTAGAAAAGGCCATCTTGGCGGTGGTGCTTGGCACATgaaagcttccccattacttccaagcGCATACATTTATCGTCCTAACTCAGCTCCCACTTAAAGCTATACTTCAAAGTGCTGATTACACagggaggattgctaaatggggcacgatcctaggggcttttgatatcaagtacatgcctcgtacctctGTCAAGGGCCAGGTCCTCGCGGACCTGGTGGCCGAGTTTGCCGAACCTCTATTGGAAGAAGTGACAGAAGCGCAacacatggatggaaaatcggttggcatgATCTCCCAACAGGGCTCGCTATCCTGGAAAGTGTACGTCAATGGCGCAGCAAACCAAAAGGGGTCCGAGGTGGGAATAGTATTAATATCCCCTGAGAAGATCACTATTGATAAATTGCTAAGACTGGGATTCTCGGCCACAAATAACGAGGCTGAGTATTAAGCCCTGCTAATGGGAATGACCATGGTTCAGAAAATGGGCGGGAAGGCGATAGAAAATGACCATGGATACAAGGAATGAAGAAAGACATGTCCCATCAAACGCCTACAACTCAGAAGAAAAGCTTTAGAAACAGATGATGACTTAGGAACCAGCACCTGATGAAGGGAAGCCTAGTATCTTAAGAAGAGCAGGAAGGTGAACCATGAAGGAAGGTAACTGAGGATCTTTCAGCTTGACAGGGAGGAAACTACctatttgaagaaaaaggaCAAAGGGTGAGGCAGCCAAAAAAGGGGCTCTGCAAAGTCTTTCTAGAAGccttaaaaagagaaataaaagtcAGCCCCATCGGGACCCCCCAAAAGGGGAAGGTTAGCTGGGAATTTTTTGAAGGGAAATCTCAAAAGAAGAATATAATGAGAAAATGAGGAAATGACTAGCCACCAATTTTGCTGACACAACATTGGTTCTGGTACCCAAGGTAGCAAATGGAGGGAATCAATGGTACACCAAAAACCCTAGGAAGGTACTATAAAAGGAAGATCAAGCCATCAACAAAAGTCCAACAACAATTAATCAGAGCAAAAATGGGCATTAGAGAGAATCATTAAACCTCAGAAAagtagagaaaagagaggaacaTTGTGAGGGATCCTGTGATAAGTGCTTGAGGATACACTTAGATTCAAGGGGATTCAAACTTCACAAGTCTTGAAAGCCTACAAAGAGCTATCCAAGTCTATgacttttgaacttatttgaaccTTATGGCATTTCCTAGTGAGAAATAGGGTCCAATGTATTAAAAACTCAATATAATGACATAtcactttattttttgaggATCCATGACATCCTTACTTGCAccttttaataattatttattgttcCTCAACCACTTATTTaacaatatgtatatatttgcaTGTATGAATATGTATGTGTTGTAGGGCCCATGTTTTGTACACAAATTGGTTTATAATTAGCCCAATATAGCTACAATGAACCAAGCCTAGTCTAAAATTCTTTGGAGTCCCAGGATCCTCGTTACCTCTTAGACTTGGGTACTGTCCAAAACCAGAACCCACACCTTCTAAATGATGGAGGATTTGAAAATGCAATTTGTAGATCAACTATCAAGATAACATGGATTAGATTGGTGATGGatagtagatttaattgcaGCTGAGTATTGTGTGAAGTCATCACCATAGAATAGCCCATGCCAGGATGTGTTATGTGGAACTgatgatatgaaagaaaaagaatttttttaaaccattgtattgaacaaaaaattacttattttcattcattttcaagttatacattttttttaagtcaagttTTAGACCTTcaagcaaaataaatacttttaatttttatttaactatcttGTGCATCTCACGGGTTGCAACTAATTTTAATAAAAGTAATGAATTTGTAAATATCCATgctttttcaaaccaaaaaaaaaaaaaaaaaaaaaaaaaaaaaaaaaaaagacaaatgcCCTTGTAatctatcatcatcatcaaaccCTAGAAGTCCAGCTTTATTCAATTAATTATCTTTATTGCAACTACTTTACAACTAAAGCTCTATAGTTAGAACTCTACCTCCTACAACAATCTTGATACCTTAATCCAATAGTGAACAATTGAACATCCTTTACCGCAGTTGTAGATGAATGACAATTATGGtgattagggatggcaatttataTTCGACCTGTGTAAACCAGGCCtggcccgaccctaatgggtcgAATTTTACCCGTCTCGATAAATtatagggtcgggtatgggtttttaaaaaaaaacccaaagcgGGTCTAGGTCGGGTCTGAGTTTTATGCATACCCGGCCGGAACCTGACCTGTATacacataatattaaaaaaaagttcaaaacccTAGTAGTATAAATACTCTCTTTTCCTTTAAGATTTCATTTTTCTAAACAACCTAACCCTCACTTCTCAGccgccctctctctctctctttctctctctctcaagctctcacCGCCGACCACCCTCCCTCGCCCTCAGACGCTCCCCTTACCATCACGGCCTCACTCAGCATCACGGCCCCACAGCCTCGTTTCGCCTCACGCTCCCCTCACAACATCACTCCACCTCGCCGCCCCTtacctctctcactctcactctcactctcactctcgtTTTTTCTTAACCGCCCCTCACCCAGTCACATCACTCTCATTCACTCACCAATCCACCCTTCACTCTCATCACGTGGTGGTTGTTTTGAGCACAGATCTTGTGGTGGTTGAAGTTTGTCATAGAGGAGCACAAGATTGTTAGATCAGAGCACGAGAGTTAGATTGGAGCATAGGATTGTTAGATCGGAGAAAGATCAGATGATCGGAAGACAAGACTGTATTTTCTGTTtatgatttgtattttttttttttttttttttttgatgagtgaAAAATCTGTATTAACAAagaagagccaaaaaaaaaaaaaatctgatttgtgTTTCTATTTatgtttgggtttgtgatttgtgttttttttttattattttatttttatgagtgAAAAGTCTGTATTAACAaagaagatcaaaaaaaaaaagaaaaaaagaaaaaaaaagctgatttgtgtttatgtttgggtttgtgatttgtgtttCTGAATCTGTGGTTGTGATTTCTAGAtgtaaaattgattttttattttattttatgattggGTCGTATTGGGCCACAGCTTTTGATTAGGCTAAAAAACGATTGGACGGGGCCTGCGAGGCCCGAGGAGCCCAACGGGGCGGGTTtggagttttgaaaaaaaaacccGTTTATTGAACGAGCCGGGTTTGAGTAACAGATAAAGacccgcgggtcgggttcgagtTCAGGTATCAAAAAAACCCAACCCGAACctgacccgttgccattcctaataTTGCCATTCCTAATGGTGATTATAGTCTGAATAAAATCATATGTTATAATTTTAGTGTTCTATTTAATGCTccatcattctctctctctctctctctctctaaataataagtataataataataatttaaaacaaattgacatataaaatattacaatttttattatgggACATAACATGTTACAATTGGtgaagtataaaataaaattcttctAATGGATAAacaatgtttgtttgtcttAGTCCCAATAGTGAACAATCTAACACCCTTTCTCTTTCCTGGATGTCATAATTGTCTGtccaatcattttttttttctttttttttaaaaggtccAATACTTCCAAACACCCATGTCATGTCTTCCCACCAACATTGAAATCAAAATTGCCTTATTTTGTATGCATCCCAAAAACAAACCATTGATAATGTCTTTCACATTAGAGTCATTCCTCCTTACCCTTTTTTCAAATAAGTCTTTTGGGAATGTCTAAGTCTTGCTTATTTGcctaccttttcttttttggggatGAGATCTTATACCTACCTTTGACATGATTTTTTAAAGTTGGCAAGCCTTGGATATAGTAATTATATAGGAAGTTCTCCATTTATTAACCCATTAggtacttcttcttttttctaaataattagATGCTTAATGCAAAACAgcttcataaaaataaaaaaggaatttCTTGGTATGTTTTGACCAAATAAAAAGCAAATTCGTGATGCGtaatttgttattataaaaaaaaaaaaaaaaaaaaaaaaaaacaacaacaacaacaacaacaaagggAAAATGCACTTTACTGAAGTATTTGAAGTCAATTCACTTTATTTTCTTGAgtgtttttttaatgtatatggCTTGTGTCCAGTGCAAATATTAGCCTTTCCATTACAACTCATCTAATTATATATTTGGGTTTGTACATGTGTAGGACTGTGACATAATTTGGGAATCTTAAGGCCTTaaagcaacaaaataaataaagaaagagtgAATTAAACAAGTGCTTGGGCTTACATCTCTAATGGGCCTAGTACCAAAAGAAATGAATTGGGCCTCCTTATTTTTGCAGCCCAATACTAAGAGAAACAAACGCCACGGTTCCACGGCCAGACCAAGATTGAGTTTGATAAGCAAGGATGCCAAGAAATTCATGGCTGTTGCCAAGTTGGAATTGAcactggctttttttttttcttttttttaaggtgaaatAATATTTCAAACCAATAAAGTCTACTTTAAAATGATTACTTTTTACTATTAAGCAATAttccaattgatttttggtgtacaTAGAGATTGAActcagattttttatttgacaatagttaataagaaattttactaGTCGAGTTAACATTCTTCTTAAGTGAGTAAAGAAAACTGGAATAATTAACTCAACATTTCGAAAAATTCtgatttataattaaaataggCAATTGGAAAACAACAAGGTGAATTCCTCTCTCAAGTTATACGAAAGTAAGGGCCATAAGTATAGTCATTAATAAACTCAAAGGtagatttgtttatttatttacatatttaactTAGTTGCTACtgtttagttttttagtttttatttttcattgttagccatttgattttgaaaataccatacaatttcttttctttttcttttttcctaaaagaaTTCTATTGCAGGACCGATTAAACAATTCGATATTTGAATAGGAATTCTTAAGGTAATTCTAAGCATGAAGATAATTGGACTATGAATTAATACAAAGACTAagatatatatcattttttttgtatttataaatggaaaattcttagtTAATATTGTACTTGTAATGTAATCTTACATTTTAAACTAATATCGTATTTACAACCTAAATTTACATTGTAGGCACATAAAAGTAGTAAACGttatacacatttgcaaaaagtgtacaatatttaccatttttggCAAATGTGTATAACATTGACTACTTTTTGTGTGTCTACAATgtaaatttaagttttaaatacGATAAACATATAAAAGTCATTTATAgatattcattatttttgaaaCAATATATTTAAGTGCAAGGGTAGCTACCAACAACGGATTTGGATATTACACCCAGTGCAATTCACCCCTCaccacacaaatttttttttacaaattttacttttttactcttttaactttttttattcaatgattgaaattgaaaattgctttaaaaaaaaaaaaaatctcaatctcAAGTCTCTACCCTTAATAGCTATTGCTTATCCACTAACAACCACTATTTGCCCCCCTTGCTTAAAAAAACCCGGTCCAAAGACGACCACCATTAAGCTATTGAGACATGACTTCTTGAGAAAATAGACCTCCACAACCATCAAAACTTGGAGATGCATCAAGATTTTTCTTCCATTTATGGGGTACAAATGGCTCCTCCTCGATGTGTATTCCGCCAATGCCCTCGTTGCTTTCCTCTGCACTCCTTTGTAGTTGCAAAGAAAACTCAAGGTTCCACGTCACTTCATCCATAGATGGCCTATTAATGCTTTGATCAGCCACACACTTCATTGCAATCTCAGTAAACTGCTTAAAGCATTCAGGTGCAATCTTTCCCTTCAGATAAGGATCAATTATTTGATCAAGAATACGTTTCTCATGGCAATGTGCAACCCACTCTACCAAGCTCACTTGCTCCTCTGGAAGTGTTCTGTTCAATACTGGCCGAGCACATAAGATCTCAAAAAGAACAACCCCAAATGAGTAAACATCAGACTTTTCAGTCAGTTGTTGCAACAATAAGTATTCTGGATCCAAATACCCATAACTACCCTTAACAACAGTGGTTACATGTGTTTTATCTATGGTAGGACCTAATTTTGACAACCCAAAATCAGAAACCTTGGCAACCCACTCCTCATCCAAGAGAATGTTTGTTGTCTTAACATCTCGGTGGATAATAGTTTGCTTAGCACCGGTGTGGAGATAGTATAAACCGCAAGCAGCTCCAATGCATATCTCAAGCCTTTGTTTCCAGGGCAATGGTGATTTCTGGGTCTTGTATAGATGTTCACGCAATGTTCCATAAGCCATGTAGTCATAAACAAGAATCATTTCACAACTATCTTCACAATAGCCGATCAATGAAACAAGGTGGTTATGACAAACTTTTGAAAGTATTTCAATCTCAGTTTGAAACTCATGCACTCCTTGATCAGAGAGTAGGTTTCCACGCTTGATTGCTACTTGGGTTGCTCCACCATCAATTTCTCCCTTGTAAACTTTACCAAAACCTCCAACCCCAAGGAGTAAAGCCTCATCAAAGTTCTTGGTGGCAACCGTGATCTCAGCAAATGAGAAGCGGCGACAAAGGTTCTTGGTAAATCCTTGTCCAAGATGTTGGTGGCACTTAGAAGGAACTTTCCTTACACTGGATTTTTTTCCATGTTGGCAACGAGAAGCAGCAATAAGAAAGAAACCAGTGACAATGGCTAATATGATTCCACCACAAACACCTCCAATGATAATTGCTTTGCGAATCTTTGTTTTATAATCACCTGATGATGGTATATAACTTTTTGGGTTAATTACATCCTGCTTAGGAGTAGGAATAGGATTGGACCCTGCAAGATTTCCATTAGAACTATTAATTTTGAATATCTCTACTCCATTCAGGATTGCATCGTAATAGCTTGGATGGGTATTTAGGTCTGGATGCAGTTCGAGCCACAAATCCTGTTGTGAGCTTCTATATGGAACTAAAACCACATAATCCATGTACACTGGAACCCTAGTTTGCTTATCTGCTCCAATTTCATGACGTGCCAAAGCAATAACATCCATCTCTTGCTTAGCAGTTTGATTGTAAAGGAAGATATCAAACACTCTTTGATTAATCTTAGTTACACTTACCTGAATCTCACAGAAATGAAGCCTAACAAGGTAAGAGAATCCGGAATCAACTGAGAAAATCCA
The DNA window shown above is from Quercus lobata isolate SW786 chromosome 7, ValleyOak3.0 Primary Assembly, whole genome shotgun sequence and carries:
- the LOC115951913 gene encoding uncharacterized protein LOC115951913 gives rise to the protein MAVHSRDESLMYKVFPSSLGPIAIRWFDSLKADSINSFKELTQAFGSHFIINSKVPRPLSSLLSLSMREGETLKMFSNRYREMYNEMNNNFEDIAISTFKSGIPIEHGLRKSLTGKPVTNLLQLMDCIDKYKGVEEDQQMGEGKVIPQERRDFRSDRYNNSWSRRDFGGQSGPTNTQTVNAVFQESVHQVPKKVKNEPFFKWPNKMVGNPLRRNQNLYCQYYQDQGHTTENCRNLWDHLD
- the LOC115951303 gene encoding receptor-like protein kinase FERONIA; this translates as MRNTNKFGLKSIPIFVILYLAFIIHVNMAANYVPIEKILLNCGGPLDATDYDGRKWTTDVGSNYLSASGKSTISQAATQEPSVPLVPYMIARVFYSNFTYRIPVVVGRKFVRLHFYPASYVSLDASNAVFSATVGSYTLLNNFSVVQTTEALNLTFLVKEYSINVEGATLDISFVPSAKSPKAYAFVNGIEIVSMPDIYSSTDGTLMIVGQNTPFYIDNSTALENVYRLNVGGNHISPSHDTGLYRSWVDDFPYLYGASSGVSYSVDNMTIHYPTGMPTFVAPVDVYGTARSMGPNPEINLNYNLTWIFSVDSGFSYLVRLHFCEIQVSVTKINQRVFDIFLYNQTAKQEMDVIALARHEIGADKQTRVPVYMDYVVLVPYRSSQQDLWLELHPDLNTHPSYYDAILNGVEIFKINSSNGNLAGSNPIPTPKQDVINPKSYIPSSGDYKTKIRKAIIIGGVCGGIILAIVTGFFLIAASRCQHGKKSSVRKVPSKCHQHLGQGFTKNLCRRFSFAEITVATKNFDEALLLGVGGFGKVYKGEIDGGATQVAIKRGNLLSDQGVHEFQTEIEILSKVCHNHLVSLIGYCEDSCEMILVYDYMAYGTLREHLYKTQKSPLPWKQRLEICIGAACGLYYLHTGAKQTIIHRDVKTTNILLDEEWVAKVSDFGLSKLGPTIDKTHVTTVVKGSYGYLDPEYLLLQQLTEKSDVYSFGVVLFEILCARPVLNRTLPEEQVSLVEWVAHCHEKRILDQIIDPYLKGKIAPECFKQFTEIAMKCVADQSINRPSMDEVTWNLEFSLQLQRSAEESNEGIGGIHIEEEPFVPHKWKKNLDASPSFDGCGGLFSQEVMSQ